Proteins from a genomic interval of Bacteroidota bacterium:
- a CDS encoding ATP-binding protein: protein MFKRRLTQKIKDRLDNKDIIILYGARQVGKTTLLEEFLKDNPNALILNCERSLVHDIFSTKDLSQIEMLFENKKYIALDEAQNINNIGKILKLVYDELGNKYKIIATGSSSFELSNKIVEPLTGRNIKFHLYPLMISEIKEKNEWLWVKEQLNNFLLFGMYPEIIELPLLEKKEKLNALSSDYLFKDVLSHENIRNADILRLLVKAIALQIGSQVSFNELANFCKVSVNTVIKYLDLLEKTFVIFSLNSYSNNLRNEIKKSKKYYFYDLGIRNALINNFTPIQNRNDLGALWENFCISERIKLNSIKQPFTNYYFWRTYDGAEIDLIEENDGKLETFEFKWKLKGKIKLPNSFIEKYKVNKLNIVSKDNFHDYLL from the coding sequence ATGTTTAAACGAAGATTAACTCAAAAAATTAAAGACAGATTAGATAATAAAGATATAATTATTTTATACGGTGCAAGACAAGTAGGAAAAACAACACTTCTTGAAGAATTTTTGAAAGACAATCCTAATGCACTTATTTTAAACTGTGAAAGGAGTTTAGTTCATGATATATTTTCAACAAAAGATCTTTCACAAATAGAAATGCTTTTTGAAAATAAAAAATATATTGCACTTGATGAAGCACAAAATATAAATAATATTGGCAAAATTCTGAAGTTAGTTTATGATGAATTAGGTAATAAGTATAAAATCATAGCTACAGGTTCCAGTAGTTTTGAATTATCAAACAAAATTGTAGAACCATTAACAGGTAGAAACATAAAATTCCATCTTTATCCTTTGATGATTTCAGAAATCAAAGAAAAAAATGAATGGTTGTGGGTCAAAGAACAATTAAATAATTTCTTATTATTTGGAATGTATCCTGAAATAATAGAATTGCCATTATTAGAAAAAAAAGAAAAACTAAATGCACTATCTTCAGATTATCTTTTCAAAGACGTCCTTTCCCATGAAAATATAAGAAATGCTGATATTTTAAGATTATTAGTAAAAGCCATTGCTTTACAAATAGGCTCGCAAGTATCCTTTAATGAATTAGCTAATTTCTGTAAAGTCTCTGTTAATACTGTTATTAAATACCTTGATTTACTTGAAAAAACCTTTGTTATTTTTAGTCTCAATTCATACAGCAACAATCTAAGAAATGAAATCAAAAAAAGTAAGAAATATTATTTTTATGACTTAGGTATTAGAAACGCTTTGATTAATAATTTCACTCCTATTCAAAACAGAAATGATTTAGGTGCCTTATGGGAAAACTTTTGTATTTCAGAACGGATAAAACTTAACAGTATCAAACAACCTTTTACAAATTATTATTTTTGGCGAACGTATGATGGTGCTGAAATAGATTTAATAGAGGAAAATGATGGGAAATTAGAAACTTTTGAATTCAAATGGAAACTAAAGGGAAAAATAAAACTCCCAAATAGTTTTATTGAAAAATATAAAGTTAATAAGTTAAACATAGTTTCTAAAGATAATTTTCATGATTATTTATTGTAG
- a CDS encoding DUF6340 family protein: VLSIKIILMKLRILKKLSFVIIVAGIVFLNACHTASIPLEVLLPAEINIPQHIENVAVANRSLPADNKKVTNILEGLLTGESLFADRVGSNHCIEGLVEKLNTSPRFVALLYGGDELKGTGTKTFATPLDWAKVDDICLRNKVDALILLETFDSDMHINKGSRKEKRTKDEEVYYVTVFHADLTVNVNAGWRIYDQKNHRIIDQKTFRDVKNWSSKGNTPDDALHKLPNKRRAINDAAIFAGNRFAVRISPTWTHSSRIYYTGKIDDFKLAKKYVQNKDWDMAIAIWKHHVDDPEPKIGGRACFNMGIASEMKGEFDIALKWMKKAYYDYDIKKAQQYINILNKRIIDQQKLDEQMGN, encoded by the coding sequence TGTTTTATCAATAAAAATAATACTAATGAAACTTAGGATATTAAAAAAACTTTCTTTTGTGATAATTGTTGCAGGAATTGTATTTTTAAATGCATGTCATACTGCATCAATTCCATTGGAAGTACTTTTGCCTGCTGAAATAAACATTCCTCAACACATTGAAAATGTTGCTGTGGCTAATCGTTCATTACCTGCTGATAATAAAAAAGTAACTAATATACTTGAAGGATTATTAACAGGAGAATCACTTTTTGCCGATAGAGTTGGCTCTAATCATTGTATTGAAGGTTTGGTTGAAAAACTTAATACCTCACCACGCTTTGTTGCACTTTTATATGGAGGTGATGAATTGAAAGGGACCGGTACTAAAACATTTGCTACTCCTTTGGACTGGGCTAAAGTTGATGATATTTGTTTGAGAAATAAAGTTGATGCATTAATTTTATTAGAAACATTTGATTCTGATATGCATATTAATAAAGGTTCTAGAAAGGAAAAAAGAACCAAAGATGAAGAAGTTTACTATGTTACTGTTTTTCATGCCGATTTAACTGTAAATGTAAATGCAGGATGGAGAATTTATGACCAAAAAAATCATAGAATTATTGACCAAAAAACTTTTAGAGATGTAAAAAATTGGAGTTCAAAAGGTAATACACCTGATGATGCACTTCACAAACTACCTAATAAAAGAAGAGCAATAAATGATGCAGCAATATTTGCAGGTAATAGGTTCGCTGTTCGTATTTCTCCAACTTGGACACATAGTTCAAGGATATATTACACAGGGAAAATTGATGATTTTAAGCTTGCTAAAAAATATGTGCAAAATAAAGACTGGGATATGGCAATTGCTATTTGGAAACATCATGTTGATGACCCTGAGCCTAAGATTGGAGGTAGAGCTTGTTTTAATATGGGAATTGCCAGTGAAATGAAAGGCGAATTTGATATAGCTCTTAAATGGATGAAAAAAGCATATTACGATTACGATATAAAAAAAGCACAGCAATACATAAATATACTTAACAAAAGAATTATTGACCAGCAAAAACTTGATGAACAAATGGGAAATTAA
- a CDS encoding aconitase/3-isopropylmalate dehydratase large subunit family protein, producing the protein MTGKTFVEKILDAKKGSIVFKKPDIVLTHDNTASIKITFEKMKGKKIAYPEQMLVVLDHNAPPTNAKLATSYQIIRDFVKEQKIEKFYDAGKGICHQIMSYHAKPKMLIVGSDSHTCTAGAFNSLAAGIDRTESAGIWSRGETWFRVPSSVKIILNGKLQKGVYAKDISLWIIGMIGSAGANYMSIEYHGNGVKNLSIAQRMTLANLASEMGAKNAVFPADEVLAKFYGKDKIDGIWADDDAEYEKEIEIDLSKIVPMVAAPHHVDNVKTVSDVQGTKLNQGLIGTCTNGRLEDLRIAADVLDGKKVKEGFQLLVIPASKEIYLQAVEEGIFTKLMIAGATILSASCGPCLGTGQGIPADGFTVISTANRNFKGRMGNPKSEIYLASPATVAYSAIRGKITDPRGIEANDKFPYEKKQSSTIEIAKDEQRRKNAVWNYSDVDNLNTDQMFAGNLTYNVLSSDPEAIMPHLFKGFDESFSDNAQKDDVIVAGDNFGCGSSREHPSVGLAHLGIKAIIVKSVNRIFYRSAINQGLFLIVNSEIVDKYKDGDKIDIDFENGIIALNNQEYNIPPLPEKLMEIIEKKGLVNWIKDNS; encoded by the coding sequence ATGACAGGAAAAACATTTGTAGAAAAAATTCTTGATGCTAAAAAAGGAAGCATAGTTTTTAAAAAACCAGATATCGTTTTAACACATGATAATACTGCAAGCATAAAAATAACTTTTGAAAAAATGAAGGGTAAGAAAATAGCTTACCCTGAACAAATGCTTGTTGTACTTGACCATAATGCACCACCAACAAATGCAAAACTTGCAACAAGTTACCAAATAATTCGTGATTTTGTAAAGGAGCAAAAGATAGAAAAGTTTTATGATGCAGGAAAAGGTATTTGTCATCAAATAATGTCTTATCATGCAAAACCTAAGATGCTGATTGTGGGTAGCGATAGCCATACTTGTACAGCAGGAGCTTTTAATTCACTTGCCGCAGGTATTGACAGAACTGAATCAGCAGGGATTTGGAGTAGAGGCGAAACATGGTTTAGAGTGCCTTCTTCAGTTAAAATTATACTTAATGGTAAGCTACAAAAAGGCGTTTATGCCAAAGATATTTCACTTTGGATAATTGGAATGATTGGTTCGGCAGGAGCAAATTATATGTCAATTGAATATCATGGTAATGGTGTTAAAAATCTGTCAATTGCCCAAAGAATGACACTTGCAAATCTTGCTTCCGAAATGGGTGCTAAAAATGCAGTTTTTCCTGCTGATGAAGTTCTTGCTAAATTTTATGGCAAAGACAAAATTGATGGTATTTGGGCTGATGATGATGCTGAATATGAAAAAGAAATTGAAATTGACTTGAGTAAAATAGTTCCAATGGTAGCAGCTCCACATCATGTTGATAATGTAAAAACTGTTTCTGATGTTCAGGGTACTAAACTGAATCAAGGATTAATAGGAACATGCACTAACGGTAGATTAGAAGATTTAAGAATTGCTGCTGATGTTTTGGATGGAAAAAAAGTAAAAGAGGGATTTCAACTGCTTGTAATTCCTGCCTCCAAAGAAATTTACCTTCAAGCTGTTGAAGAAGGAATATTTACAAAATTGATGATTGCAGGTGCTACTATTTTAAGTGCTTCATGTGGTCCTTGTTTAGGAACAGGACAGGGTATTCCTGCTGATGGATTTACAGTTATTTCTACGGCTAACAGAAATTTTAAAGGAAGAATGGGTAATCCGAAATCTGAGATTTACCTTGCTTCACCTGCAACAGTTGCCTATTCGGCAATAAGAGGAAAAATTACTGACCCTAGGGGAATAGAAGCTAATGATAAATTTCCTTATGAGAAAAAACAAAGTTCTACAATTGAAATTGCAAAAGATGAGCAAAGACGCAAAAATGCTGTTTGGAATTACTCTGATGTTGACAATCTGAATACTGACCAAATGTTTGCAGGTAACTTGACATATAATGTATTAAGTTCAGACCCTGAGGCAATAATGCCTCATCTCTTCAAAGGTTTTGATGAAAGTTTTTCTGATAATGCACAAAAGGATGATGTAATAGTTGCAGGAGATAATTTTGGATGTGGCAGTTCACGTGAGCATCCATCAGTTGGTTTAGCTCATTTAGGAATCAAAGCGATTATTGTAAAATCGGTTAACAGAATTTTTTACAGATCAGCAATTAATCAAGGGCTTTTCTTGATTGTAAATAGTGAAATTGTTGATAAATACAAAGACGGTGATAAAATTGATATTGATTTTGAAAATGGAATAATTGCCTTAAATAATCAAGAATATAACATACCTCCATTACCCGAAAAACTTATGGAGATTATTGAGAAAAAGGGACTTGTAAACTGGATAAAAGATAACTCTTGA